ACAACGTTCCAGTTCACCGCCACCgcggaggaggaggtggtggtggcggcggcggcggcggaggACGCCAGTTTAAGACTCAGGACTCGCCGTTGACGGTTACCACCAGCTACCGCATTCTGTGCCACGATTTGAAGGCCGGCGGCGTCATCGGGAAGTCTGGCAGCATAATAAAGTCCATACGGCAGCACACCGGCGCCTGGATCAACGTCCACGAGCTGATCCCCGGTGACGAGGAGCGGATCATCGAGATTTCCGACACTCGCCGCCGCGACCCTGAGGGGAGAATGCCGTCGTTTTCGCCGGCGCAGGAGGCGCTCCTCATGATCCACGACAGGATCCTGGAGAGCGACGCTGCGTTCGGGGTCGGAGAGGAGGATGAGGAGTACGGCCTCCCTGGCGGAGGAGGCGgaagaggtggtggtggtggcgggaACAGTCGAGTGGCCTCGAGATTGGTGGTATCGAGAATGCATGTAGGGTGTTTGTTGGGAAAAGGAGGGAAGATTATTGAACAAATGAGGATGGAAACAAAGACACAAATTAGGATACTCCCTAGAGATCACAATCTACCCCGTTGTGTTTCCATGGCAGAAGAGATTGTTCAGGTGCAAATTGCAACCAACAAAAGTAGAATTACCTTTGGTGATTGTTTGAATTGCATGCATGCTGAGAAAAAAGAACACACctacttttttattttcattggtggTGAAAGAATGCCAGCACCATTGTGGAGTATGGAGTAATGGACTATGGGGAAAAACTATGTTTTTTTGCCATTTACTCTTATATATACTCAGTGGTTGTTATACTTTTGGACAACCAATTAAAATTGCTGAACTGAAGACAATGAATATGGCTTTTTCTAACGTTTCAGGATTCCTTTAACTTCTTTTTCCCTTAAATACCCGGtgtttcataaattaaatgaagtAGAATTTGAGCTAACAATCATTAGTTGATTTAACTTGTGAATCAGTAGCATTTGAAGCTTCTTCATTTCCTTTTCAGCTGAAGAGCTGGAAAGGTGGAACAATTTTCAGCTTCAAAAGCATTCTGGCTTTGAATTGGTGGTTTGGagtacatttttttttgttttggattATTGATTTGTTTTATGATGTATGCCTGAAATTTATTGCATATATCAGTAACTGATTTTGATTTGATGGTGGATCTTGTGCTTCTTTAGTTGAACTTATTTAGATCAAATATGACATTATTTGTCGGATTTTCCTCAAATTTAATCCACCAAGTGTGGAAGACTGCTAGCGGTTGCTTTATCATGCTCTCAATGGTTCTCTTTTTCTGGTTTTGGAGCCCCTAAACTTTGTTATTATAGTGAAGTTATGGAAATGCATGGTCACTCCAAATATGTGGTGTGTTTCCCTGCAACTTTTACCCATTCAAAGATTATTTAAACTGAAAATTAATAATTGTATGATATGCGGTGCAGGTAGTAGGTGACGTAAATGCTGTGAAGAATGCTATAGTAATTATATCATCGCGGTTAAGGGAGAGCCAGCATCGTGACCGTGGTCATTTCCATGGACGTGCACATTCGCCTGAGCGATTTTTCTCTCCCGACGATGATTATGTTCCTCACATGACTGGTGGATCTCGTAGATCAGCTGTAGATGGAGCTAATTTTGGTTCACGAATGTCTAACACCAATGCCAGAAACAATAACCAACCCCAATTGGGTAATTACGGAATGGAGCCAGGGCCTGCTCCCATGGTTGATGAAGCACAGCCCCTGTATGGAGAGGAGCTTGTTTTCCGTATACTTTGTCCAGTTGAGAAAGTTGATCGCATTATTGGGGAATCAGATGGAATTGTAGAGTTCCTTCAAAATGAAGTTGGGGTAGATGTAAAGGTGGCCGAACCTATTGGTGGTTCAGATGAACAGATAATAATCATTACTTCAGAGGAGgtacttgctttctctttttgtcTGTGTCCCTTTTGTAGTGTATTGAGTGTAACAACTGCAATATCTCTTAGATCACTTCTTCAAGCTATAAGTGTCATAGAGGCAATTTTCTTCCTGCTTAAGTAGTTGCAACTTAAACTCTTCCAAAAGCTGTTCAACGTGTTTTTCAGATGGATATAATTCTAACTGTTCTCATTATGTACTTAAGGGTCCTGATGATGAGCTGTTCCCAGCACAGGAAGCCTTGTTGCATATACAAACTCGTATTGTTGATCTTGTTCTAGATAAGGACAATACTATAACCACCAGGCTCGTCGTCCCATCTAGCGATATTGAATGCATAGATGGAAAAGAGGCCTCACTATCAGAAATAAGGAGGTTGACCGGTGCAAACATTCAGATTCTGCCTAGAGAAGAATTACCTCTTTGTGTTGCAAGAACTGATGAGCTAGTACAGGTTATTCATTGGACCTACTACTACTTTAAATATAACTACAGCAAATTTCTTTTGCTAAATGTGGTCTTGAGTAGGAAAATGATAGATGTTGAACTTCAAAATGCCGATGGATATTATAATAGTTATTGAAAACCAATGGGTGTAGGGTTTTAATTGGCTACTTTCTATTAGGAATTTTCCAGTAAATAGTAGATAGGATTAAAAACTTTACCATCCTCAAGGCCAAAGTGAAGACCAAACATTTAATTTCTTCTTCGTACATTCATATTGTTTCCTTTATTGTCTCTGCAGATTGTAGGAGAGATAAAGGCAGCACGAGATGCTGTTGTTGAGGTGACATCAAGATTAAGAAGTTACTTTTATAAGGACTTCTTTTCAAGAGATACAATGCCACCGTTGACCTCCTTATCGGGCATTGAGGCATCTTCTTCTAATAATATGGCTTCAGCTACTGAAGCTCCTGCAGCCTATCAGAATGTGCTAACTGCACCAGGACCCTTTCCATCAAAGGTATTCTTTTGATGCAATTCCAAGAAATGTCATTTTACCTTAATTATGGTCCGTTTTGCTTGACATTTTATCTTAAATATTGTCTATTTTGCTAATCTGCCATTTAATGGACTGGTTTTGGGGAGAATTTTTTACCCATGTCAAGATATATTTCTTATCTACATTGAAAATCACGTTTAAGCATATAATATATTATGGAAATTTATATCTCAGTAGTTTTTCCTCCCCGTTCATTATTCTTTGTCATAAAAGAAGGATTTTGCCTGTTATCGTTAAGTGATCATATGAACCTGCCACATACTATCCAATGACTAATGATCTAGTGGTTTCTTGAAAAATAAGTCAATACTATGTTGCAATGGCTATATATATGCAGTTTCCTATCTCAAATGTTGTCTACAGCTTAGGGAACCGAGTCTTATATAAGTAGTGACTGCTTGGGACAAATTATAgagaattttgttttttatttgaattaaaaataagtttttcTCTTGTTTCTTTTTGGAAGGAATCTGGAGGGTCTAGCACCGAGGCAGGAAAGCAGAAAGAGACTGACCGCCGCGAAGACGTGCCGAGTGGTTTAAATAGGTAAGTGGTCCACTGGTCCCTTTCATGAAATGTTGTGTCTTACTTTTTTCAACATGTCATCCTGTTTTCTTTCTCCCCTTGTCAATATCTCATCCCATTTCCCATTTTGTATGTGTTTAGGATTACTGTGCCTCTTGTCACAAGGAGTACACTTGAAGTTGTTCTACCAGAGTATGCAGTTCCCAAGCTTATAGCAAAATCCAAAAGCAAGCTTGTTCAAATAAGTGAGGTATATGTGATTATTAGATCTTACAGCCCCTCACCTTAATATTTGAAGTGGAAAGTGCTAAAACTAACATGAATCGTAAAAATTGCCCTACTGTAATGTGAGTTCTGTTTTTTCTGTCCATGATGATCCCCCTATGAGTTCTTTCTAGACCATATTTTTGTCATGCGAATAATCTTTGGGAAATTTTggtactttattctatttttttcatgTTCGAGCTTCAAGAATGACCAATAAAATAGGAGATAATTGTTTTTTAGTATTGCATTAGATTGTGGAAATTATCATTATAtgtctgtatttttattttggaaattaaagtcatgcattttcacttATGTTTTCATGGGAGCAGTTGTCAGGAGCCAACGTAACGCTTGTAGAGGATAGACCAGATGCGACACAGAAGATTATTCAGATATCCGGTACTCCAGAGCAGGCAGAGAGAGCGCAGAGCTTGCTCCAGGGATTTATTTTGAGCAGTAAGTCTTATATATCTTGGTTCTTAACCACCCCCCAATTCCCAGTATATCTTAAATGCAAATTTGAACTGACATTTATCTTTTCTGGATCTTTTCACAGCACAAGAAGACGGCCCTTGAGTGATGCACATATTGAGAATTTGGCTAAAGATTATGGCATTGCCATTACTTGTGTGCCTGGGGCATTGGCATCTTGTTCCATGCACTGATTGGTTTTCCATATAGCAAGAGTTAGGAATTTTGAATGCGAGAGAAGCATTCCAATGTAAATGTTGTACTGGGCGAGCTTATTCATTACTTGTTACTATTACTTTCAGCAAAGTGCAGGGAGCAATTGTTGGCGGCTACCCTGGATTGTGTTTTTCCTGGTTGATAACGCGAGTTTTATGAGTAAGCAATGCAATGGAAAGTTTTTCCACAAATGAAAACATAGGCTttcatctattttatttatttatttattttccctctAAAACCACATGGCTTCCACTAAAAGTACATTCCCATAGCCAGCTTCAACATATGGCTACATCCAATGGACATTGACAAATCATTGtatgtaactaataaaaattatttcttcAAATAATTACTACTCTATTCAAAGTTTCAAACACCGACTAACTCTTTATAAAGATTGCTTTTTGATAATGGCTTCAATTAGATTTCTTATCATAACTCAAACTTTCAAAGtataaattttcaagaaaaagGCCAAAATCATTTTATattaaaaccatttttcaaagtGTGacctataaatatatatatatttttttggtctaACGTTAGCTTGAAATCATTCATTGTcgattttgttaaatttattcataacttatccgtttttttttttttttggccagGTGGGTTAGACAACAACTTTCAATTTTACGCATCATAAATTTATATTACCATTCAACCAAAGTTCCAGCTGCTAACTTATCCTTTGATCAAGTTTTTTTTATCCCCCTTTTTTTTCAACTTAACTACTCACAATGACCCAAAAAGGGTGGTGAGGGTAAGGGACCAAACAACATTTCATCAGCTACATGGATAATAAAAAACCTAATCTAAAACACTACAAGCTAAAATGACATTGGTCACAATCCATTTCACAAAAGCACACCTATTCTCgcaaatgagttataactcaaatgacatagtcttccaATACTCATACAGAGATTATGAGTTCGAGTAATCTGTTCACGAATAACAGGTTCATCAGAAATGATACATAAACTAAGAAATTTTCATCCAAAAAGCTATTAACCTCTTAACCTGGAAGGCTTCCCGTGTTATAATACCTCTTAAAAAATTGTACCGGATCAGAGACAGTCGCTCAGCATTAACCATCTACTTCAGCTAACTGATTCCTGATTTGGAATACATTGACAGCGTCCACCAAACCGTGCTGCTCTTTCTTAGCATTATCCGTTTCGTTGTGCTGCTGAATGCCAACACCAGCTTTCACTTTCTACTCTACAATGTCAGCTTCAGCTTCGTTTCTTGCTCCGTCCCCCTCTTTCGCTCCATTCAGGTTCcctatctctctctttctttctttcaattgcTACAATTTCTGAAAATCCTCATCTAGTTTCCTTTGTTATCTATTATTAGGGGTTGCAAAGAGGTTCCACGTATGTTTTCAGTGTCTAACAAAAAGGAGAATCGCACTTCAAAGCTTTACATTATACCCATCACCACTGTTACTCGCTTTTGTGCCTCAACAGCTTCACTTGAGTCCTTGCACTTTGCTGACACTAATGCTAATCAAAATCACAGGTAAGAAGCGGTTTTCTTCCATCGATATATAGCTACAAGTACCTTGACTCTGCAAGTTGTGTTCCGCAGAATAAACGAATTTGAGAATGAGTTGAACGAGTTCTTTGATGAAGTGAAAACAATGATTAGAATGGGAAAAAGAGATGATGCTCTTGACCTACTTAATGCCGGCTCTAAAGGCATTCAAGAAGCTGCAATTCTGGATGTCTTAGCGCTGGGTTATGTGGCTGTTGGAGACCTAGAAACTGTTGCTTCTCTGTTGAATGTGGTATCAATTTTCCTATTTCTGAGTATTTGTTTTTACTTTCGATTTTGTCAAATTTATCATGGTTTTAGTCTTGGAAGATTATGTTTGACGTGTTACGTGCTCAAGTAGTGTTCTTGTAACTATATCTCTTTGTAATTGTATACTTATAGTTGCCAATAATTGTTTGTTCCATATATCTGTTGAAGTCATATTTCAATGGTGAAAGGCATACATTTGCATACTTATTTTAGTTGTAGTTCCCTGTAGAATCTTATAGTGTTTCACTCCCTTTTCTATGTGGTGTCCGTTCTTATATTTTCATTATTGCTAGATGAGAAAAGTGATTGACAATTTGAAGGATGACACACAACATCTAGATTTGATACTTACGCATATGGGAAGTATGTATTCAACATTGAGCAAGTTTGGAAAATCACTGGACACGTATCAAAGGGCTTTCAACATTATGGAAAGGACCTATGGTGAGTGGATGTTCCAGCTAGCAATGTTAgctttattttctaattaattgTCTCTTTGGTTTCACTAAAAACTAGATCTATTTTCTTGAAACATTTTTATTTGTGCGTGTCCAGTTATAGTTACCAAAAAAAATTTCCATCTAAGATGCAGTTGATGTTCAAAGTTTCAAAATTCTGGTTTTCTCAATTTCATCTCTTCTTTTAGGTAACGACAGCCCTTTTCTTGTCACACCCTATTTGGCTATGGCAAAGGTTCTTGGTTCAACTGGAAAAGCAACAAAAGCCATAGAGAAATACCAGTGTGCAATAACTATTTTGGAGTCTAAGAGAGGTGCTGAAAGTAAGGATTTGGTTGTACCTTTACTTGGTCTTGGCAATCTTTTACTGAAAGAAAGAAGAGTCAACGATGCAGAAACTCATTTTACTAGGTTGAGCTGACTCCTTTTTTCTAATAAGAAAAATATCTCCCTTTCTGATTCAATGCATTAATGGCTCTGCTTTCTTGCACATTTACCTTTGTTTATGCTGTTTTCTAGGGTTCTCGACATATACACAAAGTCATATGGACAAAATGATGGAAGAATTGGATTGGCCATGAGTTCCCTTGCCCAAGTTAAGTGTGCTCAAGGTAACTGTACATTTTCACTTACACAACTTCATTTTTGTTTGCATATTCCTCTTTGCTTTATCTAGTTCTTTCTCTGCTTTGCTTTGTTGTGCTGCTGCTTCTTTTTTCGTGCTCACGCATGTTTGTGTTCTTTTTTCATTTGGTGGTTGTATCATTTAACACGAATGTTGGTTACAAGCTCTTTCATGCATgagtttttttttctaaataaataaataaatggtgTCCAAGTAGAGAATTCTCATCATCTTTCTGCTTTTCTTTTTTGGCTACAATATTTAGGCACTGATTGATATGAAATATGATTTGCAGGGAAGTCAGATGAAGCAATCAATTTGTATGAACATGCACTTCATGTCATGAAAGATTCCAATTACTTGTCGCCAGATGACAGCATCATGGAAAAGATGAGGGTAGATCTTGCTGAGTTGCTTCATGCTGTCGGGAGGTAAACTTCTCTTACAACCTTGGTAATTTGAATGGAAGATTTAAGTAATTCTTTTGGCATTCAAATaacaaattctaatttttatctcatattaaaaaaaaagaaaacattaaGTAAAATCAAATACTAAGAATTGATGGTAACTTGGCACTCACTGTGGTGTCTATTACTTTACTTTAAGAGCACAAGAAGGCAGAGAATTATTAGAGGAATGCTTATTAATCACAGAGAGGCACAAAGGAAAAGGTCACCCCGGCTTAGTGACACACATGATAAATCTTGCAACTTCATATTCCCAATCGAAGAATTATGCAGAGGCCGAGCACTTGTTGAGAAGAGTTTGGAAATAATGATAAAGCAGAAAGGAAGCGATGACCAGTTCGTCAGCTTTCCAATGTTGCAACTTGCAGTTACGCTTCACCATTTGAAACAAGATGAAGAAGCTGAGAAACTGGCACTGGATGCTTTGCGCATCCGTGAGAAGGCATTTGGAGAAGATTCTCTTCCAGTTGGTATGTTTGCCCTTTCCTTTCCATAATTCCTGTTACATTTTGCCGTGAGAATATGaatcaaattcttattttaaCATGATATTATGCATGGCAGGGGAGGCTTTGGACTGTTTGGTGTCTattcaaactcaagttggtaaagATGAGAGCGAGTTAGTTGTGCTACTTAGAAGGATTCTAGGTATACAAGAGAGAGAATTTGGATACGAGAGTGAGGAAGTTTTGGTTACAGTGAAAAAGATTGTATTCTTGTTGGATAAACTAGGGAGAAGAGATGAAATGCTTCCCTTGCAGAGGAGGTTGTCTCTGCTTAGAAAGAAGTATAAGCAGATGATTCATCACTGAGGGACTATAATATGTGCCTCCTTGGTGCCGTCTTTGTGAGCTTAAATGGCAACCTAAATGGTTTAAAAAGTTAATACAAATAGAAATAGAAAGTCGACCAATCAGATTGGTTATGATAGTAAACTGTTTTTTGTTTAGGAACTGTGAAATGAGTACATGAGGAAAATATTGAGAGGACCTGCGCTGTCGCTGTGGCCCATATCTCTCTCAAATTGCAAGGGATAAATGAAAATAATGGGTAACTAGCTGAATAAGATGTCTAAAAGGGATAAAAAGAATGTTTAATTTCCATATATTGTTACATAaataatctatatgaattattcTTTTCCTTTAAAATAATTATCACTTTGATTTTGTCATGATAAAGGACAAGAAACACAGAGAAGTGGAAAACGAAATACAATCCACATCCATCCCAAAGGTGTCACTGGAAAGACAATCTTCTTCGGCATGGCAcaaggatttttttatttaaatgaattaaataatGTTTTATTTACTgatataaataattgtaaaaattatggtaaatgagatatataaagataaatttttaattggTATAAAAAGACGTGTAATTCTTGTCATTAGACacatatatttcatattttttttttctgtttttctttcaaaaaatacaaaaaaaatgttaaataatagCGGATATATGGTTGTTGATGTGTATCGCAATTGTCGTATTTAATACTGCTGCACACTTAAGGAGATATATACGTGTCAAACACACTTACGTATCTCGTATACGGCGTAAAAACTTACCTGTAATGGAGATAAGTAATTCCACCCATTTTtgcaataatttttaaaagtatttactCTAGTAAATAAAACGCAATGCCACAATGGTGTACACATTCTAAGAAGATACAAGAGAAAATAATTAGATACTCTAGTG
This region of Arachis hypogaea cultivar Tifrunner chromosome 8, arahy.Tifrunner.gnm2.J5K5, whole genome shotgun sequence genomic DNA includes:
- the LOC112705891 gene encoding RNA-binding KH domain-containing protein RCF3 isoform X2 produces the protein MDRSRSKRNYYYDQDYDSDTLARIRPRYNHHYNNVPVHRHRGGGGGGGGGGGGGRQFKTQDSPLTVTTSYRILCHDLKAGGVIGKSGSIIKSIRQHTGAWINVHELIPGDEERIIEISDTRRRDPEGRMPSFSPAQEALLMIHDRILESDAAFGVGEEDEEYGLPGGGGGRGGGGGGNSRVASRLVVSRMHVGCLLGKGGKIIEQMRMETKTQIRILPRDHNLPRCVSMAEEIVQLKSWKGGTIFSFKSILALNWWFGVHFFLFWIIDLFYDVCLKFIAYISN
- the LOC112705891 gene encoding RNA-binding KH domain-containing protein RCF3 isoform X1; its protein translation is MDRSRSKRNYYYDQDYDSDTLARIRPRYNHHYNNVPVHRHRGGGGGGGGGGGGGRQFKTQDSPLTVTTSYRILCHDLKAGGVIGKSGSIIKSIRQHTGAWINVHELIPGDEERIIEISDTRRRDPEGRMPSFSPAQEALLMIHDRILESDAAFGVGEEDEEYGLPGGGGGRGGGGGGNSRVASRLVVSRMHVGCLLGKGGKIIEQMRMETKTQIRILPRDHNLPRCVSMAEEIVQVVGDVNAVKNAIVIISSRLRESQHRDRGHFHGRAHSPERFFSPDDDYVPHMTGGSRRSAVDGANFGSRMSNTNARNNNQPQLGNYGMEPGPAPMVDEAQPLYGEELVFRILCPVEKVDRIIGESDGIVEFLQNEVGVDVKVAEPIGGSDEQIIIITSEEGPDDELFPAQEALLHIQTRIVDLVLDKDNTITTRLVVPSSDIECIDGKEASLSEIRRLTGANIQILPREELPLCVARTDELVQIVGEIKAARDAVVEVTSRLRSYFYKDFFSRDTMPPLTSLSGIEASSSNNMASATEAPAAYQNVLTAPGPFPSKESGGSSTEAGKQKETDRREDVPSGLNRITVPLVTRSTLEVVLPEYAVPKLIAKSKSKLVQISELSGANVTLVEDRPDATQKIIQISGTPEQAERAQSLLQGFILSTQEDGP
- the LOC112705892 gene encoding LOW QUALITY PROTEIN: uncharacterized protein (The sequence of the model RefSeq protein was modified relative to this genomic sequence to represent the inferred CDS: inserted 1 base in 1 codon), whose product is MPTPAFTFYSTMSASASFLAPSPSFAPFRGCKEVPRMFSVSNKKENRTSKLYIIPITTVTRFCASTASLESLHFADTNANQNHRINEFENELNEFFDEVKTMIRMGKRDDALDLLNAGSKGIQEAAILDVLALGYVAVGDLETVASLLNVMRKVIDNLKDDTQHLDLILTHMGSMYSTLSKFGKSLDTYQRAFNIMERTYGNDSPFLVTPYLAMAKVLGSTGKATKAIEKYQCAITILESKRGAESKDLVVPLLGLGNLLLKERRVNDAETHFTRVLDIYTKSYGQNDGRIGLAMSSLAQVKCAQGKSDEAINLYEHALHVMKDSNYLSPDDSIMEKMRVDLAELLHAVGRAQEGRELLEECLLITERHKGKGHPGLVTHMINLATSYSQSKNYAEAEHLLRXSLEIMIKQKGSDDQFVSFPMLQLAVTLHHLKQDEEAEKLALDALRIREKAFGEDSLPVGEALDCLVSIQTQVGKDESELVVLLRRILGIQEREFGYESEEVLVTVKKIVFLLDKLGRRDEMLPLQRRLSLLRKKYKQMIHH